The following proteins are co-located in the Anomalospiza imberbis isolate Cuckoo-Finch-1a 21T00152 chromosome Z, ASM3175350v1, whole genome shotgun sequence genome:
- the LOC137464597 gene encoding V-type proton ATPase subunit S1-like protein, translating to MDGNAALRLLLLLACGGLGGSEEESPAGNSSHEFSDQDSLQRTGQHYSGRVEPKLNVNQGAIAQAASYNSSRGGQWEGAPWSHPGFPHGHWSPLNVTINGTPCILFWARRILIRFENHTQLDLTERTFGVHATVDVGDSNCSEDSATLSLKFGDIDNLKGLVIRLLLTTSYYQLSVQNWFSLHRLQLLYNHSVQATFNATGIHAPATHSFHCEHVSSLQRYDALLVPSSANDLSQLWEVTFIDFQIQGFNVQEGHFAYARDCASFFSPAILMGLVMSLILLLVLAYALHMLIHLKSLDRHYECKASPAYFAQMKDSDMGDEKEPLRNSGNESYELRNQQFGKIYI from the exons ATGGACGGGAACGCTGCCCTgcggctcctgctgctgctcgcCTGCGGCGGGCTCGGCGGCTCCGAGGAGGAGAGCCCCGCGGGGAACAG TTCACATGAATTTTCAGATCAAGATTCTCTCCAGAGAACTG GTCAGCATTACAGTGGTCGTGTGGAGCCAAAGCTTAATGTCAATCAAGGGGCAATTGCACAG GCTGCCAGCTACAACTCGAGCAGGGGAGGACAGTGGGAAGGAGCACCCTGGAGCCACCCTGGGTTCCCCCACGGCCACTGGAGCCCCCTGAACGTCACCATCAACGGCACCCCCTGCATCCTGTTCTGGGCCAGGAGGATCCTGATCAGGTTTGAGAACCACACCCAGCTGGATTTGACAGAGAGGACGTTTGGAGTCCATGCCACCGTGGATGTGGGGGACTCAAACTGCAGCGAGGACAGCGCCAC GCTTTCCCTGAAGTTTGGTGACATTGACAATCTAAAGGGACTTGTTATCAG GCTCTTGTTAACCACCAGCTACTACCAGCTGTCTGTGCAGAACTGGTTCAgcctgcacaggctgcagctgctctaCAACCACTCCGTGCAGGCGACGTTCAACGCCACGGGGATCCACGCGCCCGCCACCCACTCCTTCCACTGCGAGCACGTcagcagcctgcagagataCGATGCTCTGCTggtccccagctctgccaacgacctctcccagctctgggagGTCACTTTCATCGACTTCCAG ATTCAAGGTTTTAACGTCCAAGAAGGACATTTTGCCTACGCCAGAGACTGTGCATCCTTCTTCTCCCCAGCAATCCTGATGGGGTTGGTGATGTCCCTGATTCTGCTGCTGGTCCTGGCCTATGCTCTGCACATGCTCATCCACCTGAAATCCCTCGACAGGCACTACGAGTGCAAAGCTTCTCCTGCCTATTTTGCACAGATGAAGGACAGCGACATGGGAGATGAGAAGGAGCCACTGAGAAACAGTGGGAACGAGTCCTACGAACTCAGGAACCAACAGTTTGGTAAAATCTATATTTAG